One Caldalkalibacillus uzonensis DNA window includes the following coding sequences:
- a CDS encoding metal-sulfur cluster assembly factor, whose amino-acid sequence MSAVKDKIIEQLKQVLDPELGINVYDLGLIYDIQEKNGKVMITMTLTTPGCPLHDSITSGVRHALQKLDEVSEVDINLVWEPAWNPSMMSPEAKALLGWE is encoded by the coding sequence ATGAGCGCTGTAAAGGACAAAATTATTGAGCAACTTAAGCAAGTGCTGGACCCCGAACTAGGCATTAATGTGTATGACTTGGGCTTGATATATGACATCCAAGAAAAAAATGGCAAAGTGATGATCACCATGACTTTAACCACACCGGGATGTCCACTTCATGACAGCATCACCTCAGGCGTCCGCCATGCACTGCAGAAACTGGATGAAGTTTCTGAGGTCGATATCAATCTCGTGTGGGAGCCTGCTTGGAATCCATCGATGATGTCTCCAGAAGCAAAAGCCTTGTTAGGTTGGGAGTAG
- a CDS encoding hemerythrin domain-containing protein: MMNHTPFGCGGMNVGDMSNVSLSAPLQQLKEEHVSLRKAMDAFYATAQRIVPGSTDDTDLRKQFNTLHDQIASFTKQLKLHSKKEDDGLFPMMAKYIGRESGPIAVMEYEHQQAEQYLNRFLEGTEEAKPQNNKDQIKSITQFAIEAYFILTEHFIKEENVLFPMAENMLSTEEKEQLQQQFQ; this comes from the coding sequence ATGATGAACCATACACCATTTGGATGCGGAGGAATGAATGTGGGTGACATGTCGAATGTTTCTCTCTCCGCTCCTTTGCAGCAATTAAAGGAAGAACATGTTTCACTGAGAAAAGCAATGGACGCATTTTATGCAACAGCCCAACGAATCGTACCTGGAAGCACAGATGACACTGATTTAAGGAAACAATTTAATACACTTCACGATCAAATTGCTTCTTTTACAAAGCAATTAAAACTTCATTCTAAAAAGGAAGATGATGGTTTGTTTCCGATGATGGCCAAATATATCGGCAGAGAGTCCGGCCCAATAGCGGTTATGGAATATGAACATCAGCAGGCAGAACAATATTTGAATCGTTTTCTTGAAGGAACCGAAGAGGCAAAGCCACAGAACAACAAGGACCAAATCAAGAGCATCACCCAATTTGCCATCGAAGCCTATTTCATCTTAACCGAGCATTTTATAAAAGAAGAAAACGTGCTTTTTCCAATGGCTGAAAACATGTTGTCAACAGAAGAGAAAGAGCAGTTGCAACAGCAGTTTCAGTAA
- the ric gene encoding iron-sulfur cluster repair di-iron protein, with amino-acid sequence MEKVFDRTSKVGDIVTIFPQASDIFKAYRIDFCCGGDRPLGEVLEEKNLNEEEILNKLNEDYAQKQTHDQQQTNWMEASYRDIIRHIIDTHHAYLYRELPQLSQYVTKVFRVHGPDRPELADVHRLFHTLKTELEQHALKEEEHVFPLIQAHEENPTPEARQKLIKGIAELEDEHDTAGDILKQLRDLTSDFQPPEGACMTYQMTYQRLEELESDMFEHVHLENNILFKRILNKLKSS; translated from the coding sequence ATGGAAAAAGTATTTGATCGCACATCTAAGGTAGGTGATATTGTCACCATTTTCCCTCAAGCCAGTGATATTTTCAAAGCATATCGCATTGATTTCTGCTGTGGAGGCGATCGCCCGCTAGGAGAAGTGCTTGAAGAGAAAAATCTTAATGAGGAAGAAATTCTAAATAAGTTAAATGAGGATTATGCCCAAAAGCAAACTCATGACCAACAGCAAACGAACTGGATGGAAGCCTCTTATAGAGATATCATCAGACATATCATTGATACACATCACGCCTATCTGTACCGTGAACTTCCCCAACTAAGCCAATATGTCACCAAAGTATTCCGCGTTCACGGACCCGACCGGCCAGAGCTGGCAGATGTACACCGACTCTTCCATACCCTTAAAACAGAATTGGAACAACATGCACTGAAAGAAGAGGAACATGTATTCCCATTGATTCAAGCCCATGAGGAAAACCCTACACCCGAAGCGCGGCAAAAACTGATCAAAGGAATTGCTGAGCTGGAAGATGAACACGATACAGCTGGTGATATCCTCAAACAACTGCGCGATCTGACCAGCGATTTCCAACCTCCAGAAGGAGCGTGCATGACCTACCAGATGACCTATCAACGCTTGGAAGAGTTGGAATCTGATATGTTTGAACACGTTCATCTGGAGAACAACATTTTGTTTAAGCGCATCCTAAACAAACTGAAATCGTCATAA
- a CDS encoding YwiC-like family protein yields MKWYIPREHGAWSMWITPYLIGAFISPWTWMKVIAFAGLFFLYMSSAPLLEYVRCSRRKKASPLPSLLIFSFTGLLLILFPVLSDPSILWYCGMALPFFLVNLYSARRKKERLIINDIAAIIALSASSLLAVHLGYGGYHPIGLYVWLLSIFYFTGTVFHAKSMIRERGNRLIKRAANLYHALYVIIPIFFGLWWVSLIYLPSALKVWLTPFNSKIRPITLGVMEIGFSVLFFIMSVWLMGQFVII; encoded by the coding sequence ATGAAATGGTATATTCCACGGGAACATGGCGCCTGGTCCATGTGGATCACACCGTATCTGATCGGTGCCTTTATTTCGCCATGGACCTGGATGAAAGTGATTGCTTTTGCCGGTCTGTTCTTCTTATATATGTCTTCGGCACCCCTGTTGGAGTATGTCAGATGCTCACGTAGAAAAAAAGCGTCTCCGCTGCCCAGTCTGCTTATTTTTTCTTTCACAGGTTTGCTTCTTATACTCTTCCCTGTATTGTCTGATCCAAGTATTTTGTGGTATTGCGGTATGGCATTGCCTTTCTTCCTGGTCAATCTCTACTCTGCACGCAGAAAAAAAGAACGGTTAATCATTAACGATATTGCTGCCATTATCGCTTTAAGCGCTTCAAGCTTATTGGCTGTCCATTTGGGCTACGGTGGATACCACCCGATCGGACTTTACGTGTGGCTTTTGTCCATCTTTTACTTTACAGGGACAGTTTTTCATGCCAAATCCATGATCCGGGAGCGGGGAAACCGCTTAATCAAGCGAGCCGCTAATCTGTATCACGCTTTGTATGTGATCATTCCGATTTTTTTCGGGCTGTGGTGGGTCAGCCTCATTTACCTGCCCTCGGCTTTGAAGGTATGGCTGACCCCTTTTAACAGTAAAATACGGCCGATAACGCTAGGGGTAATGGAGATCGGTTTTTCGGTTTTGTTTTTTATCATGAGCGTCTGGCTGATGGGCCAATTTGTGATCATTTAA